A genome region from Schistocerca nitens isolate TAMUIC-IGC-003100 chromosome 4, iqSchNite1.1, whole genome shotgun sequence includes the following:
- the LOC126251988 gene encoding exosome complex component RRP42, whose product MAEVLLSTAEKTYILHGVDEDFRTDGRNRRTYRPIELETEVVIHANGSARLRLANTDILVGVKTEIDTPFPERPNEGKIEFFVDCSANATPAFEGRGGEDLATEISASLARAYMSSQVFNLSPLIITPGVHCWKLYVDILILECGGNLFDAVSLAVKAALHNTRVPKVENEGKDGDEEMLVLSQNYNDCTHLDVSNTPVLITLCKIGDNCVVDPTAEEEACSVASVVIAVTESGLVTSVFKTGEGSLSPQTFRDALIEGRDIGYNLNKTLKNALLREAEKGNEGGVYEPYGFLK is encoded by the coding sequence ATGGCGGAAGTACTCCTGAGTACAGCGGAAAAGACTTACATTTTGCACGGTGTTGACGAGGATTTTAGAACGGACGGGAGGAACAGACGAACTTACAGACCCATCGAATTAGAAACAGAAGTGgtaattcatgcaaatggttcggCTCGCTTGCGCTTAGCGAACACCGATATTTTAGTGGGCGTAAAAACAGAAATTGACACTCCTTTCCCCGAGAGACCAAACGAGGGAAAGATAGAGTTTTTCGTTGACTGCTCTGCAAATGCGACGCCAGCATTCGAAGGCAGAGGAGGTGAAGACTTAGCCACAGAAATTAGTGCAAGTTTGGCAAGAGCGTACATGTCCTCACAAGTTTTCAACCTATCGCCTTTGATAATTACACCTGGTGTTCATTGCTGGAAGCTATATGTTGACATTCTTATCTTAGAATGTGGAGGTAACCTTTTTGATGCAGTCTCATTGGCAGTTAAAGCAGCCTTGCACAATACCAGAGTGCCAAAAGTCGAAAATGAAGGAAAGGATGGCGACGAGGAAATGCTTGTGTTATCGCAGAATTATAACGACTGTACTCATTTGGATGTTTCAAATACTCCTGTTCTAATTACACTTTGTAAAATTGGCGATAACTGCGTAGTTGATCCGACAGCCGAAGAAGAAGCGTGTAGCGTTGCAAGTGTGGTCATAGCAGTAACTGAATCCGGGTTAGTTACCTCAGTTTTCAAGACTGGAGAAGGAAGCCTGAGCCCCCAAACTTTTCGGGATGCTCTAATTGAAGGCAGAGACATAGGCTACAACCTTAACAAGACACTGAAGAATGCATTACTTAGAGAAGCAGAAAAGGGAAATGAAGGAGGAGTGTATGAACCATACGGATTTTTAAAATAG